From the genome of Mesorhizobium japonicum MAFF 303099, one region includes:
- a CDS encoding glycoside hydrolase family 127 protein, producing MTASPSPRPTTKGKPKLAFRPLPVPQVDVHGFWGDRADAVATRTADILYERCVEARMLEQIDPDRPSPGIVIPFHSPSPDEADRQGAEFTGSTVTTQMFWDSDLGKTIETAAYSLYRRKNPQLEKKIDAVIDMYGKLQQEDGYLSSWYQRIQPGKRWTNLRDCHELYCAGHLIEGAVAYYQATGKRKLLDIMCRYADHIASVLGPEPDKKKGYCGHEEIELALVKLARVTGEQKYMDLAKYFIDQRGQQPHYFDEEARARGADPRAYHFKTYEYSQSHRPVREQDKVVGHAVRAMYLYSGMADIATEYGDDSLRVALDRLWDDLTTKNLYITGGLGPSAHNEGFTSDYDLPNESAYAETCAAVGLVFWASRMLGMGPNARYADMMERALYNGSISGLSLDGSLFFYENPLESRGRHNRWKWHRCPCCPPNVGRMVASIGSYFYSLADDALAVHLYGDSTARFDIASTPVQLTQASRYPWDGAVEITVEPQAPVEFTLHLRIPAWSSSATLEINGEAVDLEDMTSDGYAAIRRSWQKGDRVRLDLEMPIERLYANPEVRQDAGRVALSRGPLIYCVEASDNDGRLHRLTLPRTASIDAHEAPELLGGVVTLSAKARADAGDGWQDGLYRREPPASVETRLTAIPYYAWDNREPGEMLVWLRDG from the coding sequence ATGACCGCATCGCCATCCCCCCGCCCCACCACGAAGGGCAAGCCGAAACTCGCCTTCCGGCCGCTGCCGGTGCCGCAGGTCGATGTGCACGGCTTCTGGGGCGACCGCGCCGACGCGGTGGCCACCCGCACCGCCGACATCCTCTACGAACGCTGCGTCGAGGCGCGCATGCTGGAGCAGATCGATCCGGACCGCCCCTCGCCCGGCATCGTCATCCCCTTCCATTCACCCTCGCCCGATGAAGCGGACCGCCAAGGCGCCGAATTCACCGGCTCGACGGTGACGACGCAGATGTTCTGGGATTCCGATCTCGGCAAGACGATCGAGACCGCGGCCTATTCGCTCTACCGGCGCAAGAACCCGCAACTGGAGAAGAAGATCGACGCCGTCATCGACATGTACGGCAAGCTGCAGCAGGAGGACGGCTATCTCTCCAGCTGGTACCAGCGCATCCAGCCCGGCAAGCGCTGGACAAACCTGCGCGACTGCCACGAGCTCTATTGCGCCGGGCACCTGATCGAGGGCGCGGTCGCCTATTACCAGGCGACGGGCAAGCGCAAGCTGCTCGACATTATGTGCCGCTATGCCGACCACATCGCCTCGGTGCTGGGGCCTGAACCCGACAAGAAGAAAGGCTATTGCGGCCACGAGGAGATCGAACTGGCGCTGGTCAAGCTGGCGCGGGTGACCGGCGAGCAGAAATATATGGATCTGGCGAAGTACTTCATCGACCAGCGCGGCCAACAGCCGCATTATTTCGACGAGGAGGCGCGCGCCCGTGGCGCCGACCCAAGAGCCTATCATTTCAAGACCTATGAATACAGCCAGTCGCACAGACCGGTGCGCGAGCAGGACAAGGTCGTCGGCCATGCGGTGCGGGCGATGTACCTCTACTCGGGCATGGCCGACATCGCCACCGAATATGGCGACGACAGCCTGCGCGTCGCCCTCGACCGGCTGTGGGACGACCTCACCACGAAGAACCTGTACATCACCGGCGGGCTTGGGCCGTCGGCGCACAATGAGGGTTTCACCAGCGACTACGACCTGCCCAACGAGAGCGCCTATGCCGAGACCTGCGCCGCCGTCGGCCTGGTGTTCTGGGCGAGCCGCATGCTCGGCATGGGGCCGAACGCCCGCTACGCCGACATGATGGAGCGCGCGCTCTACAATGGCTCGATCTCCGGCCTGTCGCTCGACGGCTCGCTGTTCTTCTACGAGAACCCGCTGGAAAGCCGGGGCCGGCACAACAGGTGGAAATGGCACCGCTGCCCTTGCTGTCCGCCCAATGTCGGGCGCATGGTCGCCTCGATCGGCAGCTATTTCTACAGCCTGGCGGATGATGCACTGGCCGTTCACCTCTACGGCGATTCCACCGCCCGCTTCGACATTGCGAGCACGCCGGTGCAGCTCACGCAAGCAAGCCGCTATCCCTGGGACGGCGCCGTGGAGATCACGGTCGAGCCGCAGGCGCCGGTCGAGTTCACGCTGCATCTACGCATCCCGGCATGGAGCAGCAGTGCGACGCTTGAGATCAATGGCGAGGCGGTCGACCTCGAAGACATGACCAGCGACGGTTATGCCGCGATCCGGCGCAGCTGGCAGAAGGGCGACCGCGTCCGGCTCGACCTCGAAATGCCGATCGAGCGGCTCTACGCCAATCCCGAGGTCCGGCAGGATGCCGGCCGCGTCGCGCTGTCGCGCGGGCCGCTGATCTACTGCGTCGAGGCATCGGACAATGACGGCCGGCTGCATCGCCTGACCCTGCCGCGCACGGCAAGCATAGACGCGCATGAAGCGCCCGAACTGCTGGGCGGCGTGGTGACGCTTTCAGCGAAGGCGCGGGCCGATGCAGGCGACGGCTGGCAGGACGGACTCTACCGGCGCGAGCCGCCGGCCAGCGTCGAGACGCGCCTGACCGCCATCCCCTATTACGCCTGGGACAACCGCGAGCCCGGCGAGATGCTGGTGTGGCTGCGGGACGGCTGA
- a CDS encoding acyltransferase family protein: MNSPMRMPWVDTAKGLSIILVVMMYAAYNTGEYTGGVGFLHYVIGFATPFRMPEFFLISGLFLSQVIDRPWRRYFDRRVVHHLYFYVLWAIISIGLKIGIFSRDPGGMLHDLAMAVVQPYGVLWFIYMLAVFGLTAKLLRQFRVPAWIVIPIAAGLQMWAPHPDSYAVEQFAAYFVFFYVGFVMAPPVFRLVEWTQPRPALAVAGLALWAVINGLLVYSPGYAMQPVGIQMGLAAWPPLHLTLAVAGAVALCVLGGLLSTFPVMEWLRWLGEHSLVVYVAFTIPMSLFRGAALASGMLTDTGMLSLAVLLVSIISPVVLYLIIQRVGFGMFLFERPAWAHIDNSAPQAAQSVALPAAAQSSRT; encoded by the coding sequence ATGAACAGCCCGATGCGCATGCCGTGGGTGGACACGGCCAAAGGCCTCTCGATCATCCTCGTGGTCATGATGTACGCGGCCTACAACACGGGCGAGTACACGGGCGGCGTCGGCTTCCTGCATTATGTCATCGGCTTCGCGACGCCGTTCCGCATGCCGGAATTCTTCCTGATCTCCGGCCTGTTCCTGTCGCAGGTGATCGACCGGCCGTGGCGGCGCTACTTCGACCGGCGCGTCGTCCACCATCTCTATTTCTACGTGCTGTGGGCGATCATCTCCATCGGGTTGAAGATCGGCATCTTCAGCCGCGATCCCGGCGGCATGCTGCACGATCTCGCGATGGCCGTCGTCCAGCCTTATGGCGTGCTGTGGTTCATCTACATGCTGGCGGTGTTCGGCCTTACCGCCAAGCTCTTGCGGCAGTTTCGTGTGCCGGCCTGGATCGTCATCCCGATCGCTGCCGGACTGCAGATGTGGGCGCCGCATCCCGACAGCTATGCGGTCGAACAGTTCGCGGCCTATTTCGTGTTCTTCTATGTCGGCTTCGTCATGGCGCCGCCGGTGTTCCGGCTCGTCGAATGGACGCAGCCCCGCCCGGCGCTGGCCGTCGCCGGCCTGGCTTTATGGGCAGTTATCAACGGCCTGCTCGTCTATTCGCCGGGCTATGCCATGCAGCCGGTCGGCATTCAGATGGGGCTGGCGGCATGGCCGCCGCTGCATCTTACTTTGGCCGTCGCCGGCGCGGTGGCGCTCTGCGTGCTTGGAGGCTTGCTCTCGACATTCCCTGTCATGGAATGGCTGCGCTGGCTCGGCGAACATTCGCTGGTCGTCTATGTCGCCTTCACCATCCCGATGTCGCTGTTCCGTGGCGCCGCACTGGCAAGCGGTATGCTGACCGACACCGGCATGCTCAGCCTGGCGGTGCTGCTGGTCTCGATCATCAGCCCTGTCGTGCTCTACCTCATCATCCAGCGCGTGGGCTTCGGCATGTTCCTGTTCGAGCGGCCGGCCTGGGCGCATATCGACAACAGCGCGCCGCAAGCGGCACAGAGCGTGGCGCTGCCCGCCGCCGCCCAATCAAGCCGGACATAG
- a CDS encoding DUF1801 domain-containing protein, whose amino-acid sequence MTGLQESKSPSELIDGRIMELGDWRGEMLARLRALIHQADPDVVETWKWRGVPVWEHDGMICTGETYKSVVKLTFAKGAALPDPARLFNSSLDGNTRRAIDFQKGEEVDEEALKALVRAAVALNKSKAKR is encoded by the coding sequence ATGACCGGATTGCAGGAGAGCAAATCTCCCTCCGAACTGATCGACGGCAGGATCATGGAACTCGGCGACTGGCGCGGCGAGATGCTGGCCCGGCTGCGCGCGCTCATCCATCAAGCCGATCCCGACGTGGTCGAGACCTGGAAGTGGCGCGGCGTGCCGGTGTGGGAGCATGACGGCATGATCTGCACCGGCGAGACCTACAAGAGCGTCGTCAAGCTGACCTTCGCCAAGGGCGCGGCGCTGCCCGATCCCGCCCGCCTGTTCAACTCCAGCCTCGACGGCAATACGCGGCGGGCGATCGATTTTCAGAAGGGTGAGGAGGTCGACGAAGAGGCGCTGAAGGCGCTGGTGCGGGCTGCCGTGGCGCTGAACAAGTCGAAGGCCAAGCGCTAG
- a CDS encoding DUF1801 domain-containing protein, whose translation MAKSTAAKAERKLLSGGNPQIAKGYGDAPVQAYIAAMPGWMREMGGRLDALIERAVPGVHKAVKWNSPLYGIEGEGWFLGLHCLTGYIKVAFFRGASLKPAPPGESRSRDTRYLDIHEDDAFDEAQFSAWVKQASQLPGERM comes from the coding sequence ATGGCCAAATCGACCGCTGCCAAGGCCGAGCGGAAGCTGCTTTCGGGCGGCAATCCGCAGATCGCCAAGGGTTATGGCGATGCTCCCGTGCAGGCCTATATCGCGGCGATGCCGGGCTGGATGCGCGAGATGGGCGGGCGGCTCGACGCACTCATCGAGCGCGCCGTGCCCGGCGTGCACAAGGCGGTCAAATGGAACTCGCCGCTCTATGGTATCGAAGGCGAGGGCTGGTTCCTCGGCCTCCATTGCCTCACAGGATATATCAAGGTGGCCTTCTTTCGCGGCGCGTCGCTGAAGCCGGCGCCGCCGGGCGAATCCCGAAGCCGGGACACGCGCTACCTCGACATCCATGAGGACGACGCGTTCGACGAGGCGCAATTCAGCGCCTGGGTAAAGCAGGCCAGCCAATTGCCTGGCGAGCGCATGTGA
- a CDS encoding VOC family protein: MKIKLTSIYVDEQEKALAFYTGVLGLTKKADFSNGPFRWLTVASPDEPEGTELQLALNDKPAAKAYQQAMFEQGQPAVMFFTDDIKGDHERIKARGGIFAMAPTEVTGSTIAKLNDGCGNLIQITQLARW, translated from the coding sequence ATGAAGATCAAACTGACCAGCATCTATGTCGACGAGCAGGAAAAGGCGCTTGCCTTCTACACCGGCGTGCTCGGCCTGACCAAGAAGGCCGATTTCAGCAATGGGCCGTTCCGCTGGCTGACGGTCGCCTCGCCGGACGAACCCGAGGGCACCGAGCTGCAGCTGGCGCTCAACGACAAACCGGCGGCCAAGGCCTACCAGCAGGCGATGTTCGAGCAGGGCCAGCCGGCGGTGATGTTCTTCACCGACGACATCAAGGGCGATCATGAGCGCATCAAGGCGCGCGGCGGCATCTTCGCCATGGCGCCGACCGAGGTGACCGGCTCGACCATCGCCAAGCTCAACGACGGCTGCGGCAATCTCATCCAGATCACGCAACTGGCGCGCTGGTAG
- a CDS encoding SRPBCC family protein, with the protein MNDSATENRTVVVERQISHPPEKLWRALTQPHLIEEWLMKNDFKPAVGHRFNISADWGGVLDCEVLAVEPNKTLSYTWNLAHQDPAFDLRSVVTFTLTPTPTGTHLRMEQSGFRPDQRRAYGGAKMGWPQFFEKLEQLLDRTD; encoded by the coding sequence GTGAACGATAGTGCCACGGAAAACCGCACTGTCGTCGTCGAGCGGCAGATTTCCCATCCGCCGGAAAAACTCTGGCGCGCGCTGACGCAACCGCATCTGATCGAGGAGTGGCTGATGAAGAACGATTTCAAGCCCGCTGTCGGCCACCGCTTCAACATCAGCGCCGATTGGGGCGGCGTGCTCGACTGCGAGGTATTGGCCGTCGAGCCGAACAAGACGCTGTCCTACACCTGGAACCTCGCGCACCAGGACCCGGCGTTCGATCTCAGGAGCGTGGTGACCTTCACGCTCACCCCGACGCCAACCGGAACGCATCTGCGCATGGAGCAATCCGGTTTCCGGCCCGATCAGCGGCGCGCCTATGGCGGCGCCAAGATGGGTTGGCCGCAATTCTTCGAGAAGCTGGAGCAGCTTCTCGACCGGACGGACTAG
- a CDS encoding ArsR/SmtB family transcription factor — MPDTHDMLFRTLADPTRRAIFERLCRQGEQTVGALTSQSGVSQPAVSKHLGVLKQAGLVRDRHEGRQTHYSAQLGALAPLMDWTREMAGFWEARFDDLEDLLKRMDQ, encoded by the coding sequence ATGCCTGATACCCATGACATGCTCTTCAGGACGCTCGCCGACCCGACCAGGCGGGCGATCTTCGAACGGCTGTGCCGCCAGGGTGAACAGACGGTGGGCGCGCTGACGAGCCAGTCCGGCGTCTCGCAGCCGGCCGTGTCGAAGCATCTGGGCGTGCTCAAGCAGGCCGGGCTGGTGCGCGACCGCCACGAGGGTCGCCAGACGCATTACAGTGCGCAGCTCGGCGCGCTGGCGCCGCTGATGGACTGGACACGTGAGATGGCCGGGTTTTGGGAGGCTCGGTTCGATGATCTCGAGGATTTGCTCAAAAGGATGGACCAGTGA
- a CDS encoding gamma-glutamylcyclotransferase — MNKAISAAPGKSVPRKTPMALTEALVARTMRVVEDAGPTPGMVHMLDADYARFRDEILASAPPGPLKLFAYGSLLWKPAGEVRGGERAVARGWHRSFCFTVQRFRGTLEQPGLMMALDRGGQCQGMVFEIAAPVAENLEALLRREMTILPAVNVPRWLQVSTEGGASRALGFVVDPANPRYAGKLDKSAVAATLARAVGHWGSGAQYLFETIRHLDACGIRDRNLWQLQELVAQEIGRTHAAP, encoded by the coding sequence ATGAACAAGGCCATTTCCGCCGCACCGGGCAAGTCCGTACCGCGCAAGACGCCGATGGCGCTGACCGAGGCGCTGGTGGCGCGGACCATGCGGGTGGTCGAGGATGCCGGGCCGACGCCGGGCATGGTCCATATGCTGGACGCCGACTATGCGCGGTTTCGCGACGAGATCCTGGCCTCGGCACCGCCTGGACCGCTGAAGCTGTTCGCCTATGGCTCGCTGCTGTGGAAGCCGGCCGGCGAGGTCAGGGGTGGCGAGCGGGCGGTGGCGCGCGGCTGGCACCGGTCATTCTGCTTCACGGTGCAGCGCTTTCGCGGCACGCTCGAGCAGCCCGGCCTGATGATGGCGCTCGATCGTGGCGGCCAGTGCCAGGGCATGGTGTTCGAGATCGCCGCGCCGGTCGCCGAAAATCTGGAAGCGCTGCTGCGCCGCGAGATGACCATTCTGCCCGCCGTCAACGTGCCGCGCTGGCTGCAGGTCAGCACGGAAGGCGGGGCGAGCCGTGCGCTCGGCTTTGTCGTCGATCCGGCCAATCCGCGCTATGCCGGCAAGCTCGACAAGTCCGCGGTCGCGGCGACTTTGGCCAGGGCCGTCGGCCACTGGGGCTCGGGCGCGCAATATCTGTTCGAGACGATCCGCCACCTTGACGCCTGCGGCATACGCGACCGCAATCTATGGCAGTTGCAGGAACTGGTGGCGCAGGAGATCGGCCGCACCCATGCGGCTCCCTAG
- a CDS encoding Hsp20/alpha crystallin family protein, giving the protein MTIRDLMPWGRDTSQSPTLFREGDRDPFMGLHREMSRLVDDMFRGFESRLPSMGRFSLAGTGWPSVEISETDKDIRVTAEIPGMEEKDIEVLLDDGVLTLRGEKHSETDDKERQFSERFYGRFERRIPIGFEVAEDKVAADFRNGVLSVSLPKSEKAQSKAKRIPIGGKSTKH; this is encoded by the coding sequence ATGACCATTCGTGATCTCATGCCATGGGGCCGCGACACCAGCCAGTCTCCGACCCTCTTTCGCGAAGGCGATCGGGACCCGTTCATGGGCCTGCATCGCGAGATGAGCCGCCTGGTCGACGACATGTTCCGCGGCTTCGAGTCGCGGCTTCCGTCCATGGGCAGGTTCTCTTTGGCCGGCACCGGTTGGCCCAGCGTGGAAATCTCCGAAACGGACAAGGATATCCGCGTCACAGCCGAGATACCCGGCATGGAGGAGAAGGACATCGAGGTGTTGCTCGATGACGGCGTCCTGACGTTGCGCGGCGAAAAACACTCCGAAACCGACGACAAGGAGCGTCAGTTCTCCGAGCGGTTCTATGGCCGCTTCGAACGTCGCATCCCGATCGGCTTCGAAGTCGCGGAGGACAAGGTCGCCGCCGATTTCCGCAACGGCGTACTGTCCGTGAGCTTGCCGAAGTCCGAGAAGGCGCAGAGCAAGGCAAAGCGCATCCCCATCGGTGGCAAGAGCACCAAGCATTAG
- a CDS encoding TetR/AcrR family transcriptional regulator C-terminal domain-containing protein, with amino-acid sequence MGKKARPPLDRAKVVATALGLLGEVGLEGLTVRRLAKELDVQNPTLYWHIKDKQALVDEMADALLAAWYRPPRREVSWQVWLRSSCRRFREAMLSCRDGARLVAAADISRTALMRMVEDSLKILLRAGFPAGDALSSVLVALHFTLGTTFEEQADPAVSVPPETRLDAARFPTISMVLEEVRKAKKASRMKTPFEEGLSILIAGMGTRLDVNNHGSKTAGRRKPTAARETP; translated from the coding sequence ATGGGCAAAAAGGCTAGGCCTCCACTCGATCGCGCCAAGGTGGTGGCGACAGCATTGGGATTGCTTGGCGAAGTGGGGCTCGAAGGGCTTACCGTTCGCCGCCTCGCGAAGGAACTGGACGTTCAGAATCCCACCCTTTACTGGCATATCAAGGACAAGCAGGCGCTTGTCGACGAAATGGCGGATGCGCTGCTGGCCGCCTGGTACCGGCCTCCGCGCAGAGAGGTTTCTTGGCAGGTGTGGCTTCGCTCTTCGTGCCGGCGGTTTCGCGAGGCGATGCTTTCCTGTCGGGACGGAGCGCGTCTTGTCGCGGCAGCCGACATCTCCAGGACCGCACTCATGCGGATGGTCGAGGATTCCCTGAAGATTCTCTTGCGCGCGGGCTTTCCCGCTGGCGATGCGCTGTCCAGCGTCTTGGTCGCGCTTCATTTCACGCTTGGGACGACGTTCGAGGAACAGGCCGACCCGGCGGTGTCAGTCCCTCCCGAGACGCGACTTGACGCAGCACGCTTCCCGACCATCTCGATGGTGCTCGAGGAGGTGCGAAAGGCAAAGAAGGCATCGAGGATGAAGACCCCGTTTGAGGAAGGTCTATCCATTCTCATCGCCGGTATGGGGACGCGCCTTGACGTGAACAATCATGGCTCGAAGACCGCCGGAAGACGTAAGCCTACAGCTGCTCGCGAAACGCCTTGA
- a CDS encoding alpha/beta fold hydrolase codes for MDEQAAMTHTAVSRANRVVSWESHGTGPGLVVLHGAARAAHHYRPLAKALSHRFTVHLVNRNGRGLSAPATPEKGIAGQVDDVAAVFEATRAAYLFGHSAGGMVALEAARVVKAERMAVYDPGISIDGSFPSSLLNQLTRDLELDDLAAAQTHLAKAVGVLPAWLPDFALRWLFGKILSGDGGAELRQLLPTLRDDLGLIEALAGPATRFDDIRMPTLVIWGSKSPAFLVQACKQLAAALPQAQSLALAGQGHNAPDLTGTAAVARLLEQVFMPPTAPAPPTTCSLSAN; via the coding sequence ATGGATGAGCAAGCTGCAATGACCCACACGGCAGTGTCTCGCGCCAACCGCGTGGTCAGCTGGGAAAGCCATGGGACCGGGCCGGGCCTGGTCGTGTTGCATGGAGCCGCGAGGGCAGCGCACCACTATCGCCCGCTTGCCAAGGCACTGTCTCATCGCTTCACCGTACATCTGGTCAATCGAAATGGCAGAGGCCTGAGCGCCCCCGCGACACCCGAGAAAGGCATCGCAGGACAGGTCGACGACGTCGCTGCGGTCTTTGAGGCAACCCGCGCAGCCTATTTGTTCGGGCACAGCGCCGGCGGCATGGTCGCCCTGGAAGCGGCACGCGTCGTCAAGGCTGAGCGGATGGCTGTCTATGACCCCGGAATATCGATCGACGGCTCATTCCCGAGCAGCCTTCTTAATCAGCTCACACGCGATCTCGAGCTGGATGACCTCGCAGCGGCTCAGACCCATCTGGCGAAGGCGGTTGGTGTGTTGCCCGCCTGGCTGCCGGATTTCGCGCTTCGCTGGCTGTTTGGAAAGATCCTGAGCGGGGATGGTGGCGCTGAACTCAGACAGTTGCTGCCGACGCTCCGAGACGATCTGGGTCTCATCGAGGCGCTGGCCGGCCCGGCAACCCGTTTCGACGATATTCGAATGCCAACTCTCGTCATCTGGGGGTCGAAAAGCCCGGCTTTCCTTGTCCAGGCTTGCAAGCAACTGGCCGCCGCGCTGCCCCAGGCTCAATCCCTCGCCCTTGCCGGCCAGGGACACAATGCACCCGACCTGACCGGCACGGCAGCTGTCGCCCGGCTGCTGGAACAGGTTTTCATGCCGCCGACAGCGCCTGCGCCGCCAACGACTTGCTCGCTCTCAGCGAACTGA
- a CDS encoding LysR family transcriptional regulator, with the protein MNIHDLEAFIAVVETGSIVGASARLNLTQPGVTRRIQNLEDGLATALLDRQSKPLKPTASGREAYEHGRRVLRSLEDLRAGVSPQGEVKGEFRLGVMPYLSDAALALPLDTLRAAFPQLTLRITSGWSPRLVEQVARSELDAVAVCLAEGLAPPDELVCDDLGAQSVLLVASPSLGVPNPAKLADLSRFAWVMNENGCGFRAFIRQSFEAARLPFQVGVEALSVDLRMSLVARGHGIGIVTPGAFADSRWRDKVEVIDCPDFKPQVRAWLLHRPPAGRLAGPIALFRDALIDGLKVPMPLVS; encoded by the coding sequence ATGAACATCCATGATCTCGAAGCCTTCATCGCTGTGGTGGAAACCGGCTCGATCGTCGGCGCCTCGGCCAGGCTCAACCTCACCCAGCCGGGCGTCACGCGCCGCATCCAGAATCTCGAGGATGGGCTGGCGACAGCGCTGCTCGACCGCCAGTCGAAGCCGCTGAAGCCGACGGCGTCCGGGCGCGAAGCCTATGAGCATGGAAGGCGGGTGCTGCGCTCGCTGGAGGATCTCAGGGCGGGCGTGTCGCCGCAAGGCGAGGTCAAGGGCGAGTTCCGCCTGGGCGTCATGCCCTATCTCTCCGACGCGGCACTTGCGCTGCCGCTCGACACTCTGCGCGCCGCCTTTCCGCAACTGACGCTGCGCATCACCTCAGGCTGGTCGCCAAGGCTGGTTGAGCAGGTGGCGCGCAGCGAGCTCGACGCCGTGGCGGTGTGCCTCGCCGAAGGCCTGGCGCCGCCGGACGAGCTGGTCTGCGACGATCTCGGCGCGCAATCGGTGCTGCTGGTCGCATCCCCCAGCCTCGGCGTGCCGAACCCGGCGAAGCTCGCCGACCTGTCGCGCTTTGCCTGGGTGATGAACGAAAACGGCTGCGGGTTTCGCGCCTTCATCCGCCAGAGTTTCGAGGCGGCAAGGCTGCCATTCCAGGTCGGGGTGGAGGCGCTCAGCGTCGACCTCAGAATGTCGCTGGTGGCGCGCGGCCATGGCATCGGCATCGTCACGCCCGGCGCCTTCGCCGACAGCCGCTGGCGCGACAAGGTGGAGGTCATCGACTGTCCCGACTTCAAACCGCAAGTGCGCGCCTGGCTGCTGCACCGCCCGCCCGCCGGACGGCTCGCCGGGCCGATCGCGCTGTTCCGCGACGCGCTGATCGACGGGCTGAAAGTGCCGATGCCTCTGGTGTCATAG
- a CDS encoding MFS transporter, translating into MTDTNDGQLCERLPAATITGPQTLLFAASTGIIVTNLFAPQTLVGLIGPSLGASAASVGLVAMATLLGYAAGLFFLVPMADLAENRALILRMLAAAALAAGVAAFAPTIASLLVVLFVLGAACSAIQILVPIAASMAPPGEAGRVIGDVMSGVMIGILLARPLASLIADAWGWRAFYGLSAAALVLLAGVLAFTLPQRRPEAKSTYGALIASLFGLLRDEPVLRRRALTAALVMAAFSLFWTAVALRLAEPPFGLGQRGIALFALVGAGGAVVTPLFGRAGDHGWTRSATIVCHLVLIGAMALAAWVGASQSEASWLPLVLMGISAVLLDIGVTGDQTLGRRAVNLLQPMARGRLNGLFVGIFFIGGAIGSLLAGVAWSWGGWTCVCAIGAAFGLVALLVDWIGGPE; encoded by the coding sequence ATGACTGATACCAATGACGGCCAGCTGTGCGAGCGGCTGCCGGCTGCGACCATCACCGGCCCGCAGACGCTGCTCTTCGCCGCCTCCACCGGCATCATCGTCACCAATCTGTTCGCGCCGCAGACGCTGGTCGGGCTGATCGGCCCGTCGCTCGGCGCCAGCGCCGCCAGCGTCGGCCTCGTCGCCATGGCCACGCTGCTCGGCTATGCCGCCGGCCTGTTCTTCCTGGTGCCGATGGCAGACCTTGCCGAAAACCGCGCCCTGATCCTGCGCATGCTGGCCGCGGCCGCCCTTGCGGCCGGCGTCGCCGCCTTCGCGCCCACCATCGCCTCGCTGCTGGTCGTCCTGTTCGTCCTCGGCGCTGCCTGCTCGGCGATTCAGATCCTGGTGCCGATCGCCGCCTCGATGGCGCCGCCCGGCGAAGCCGGCCGCGTCATCGGCGATGTGATGAGCGGGGTGATGATCGGCATCCTGCTGGCGCGGCCGCTGGCCAGCCTGATCGCCGACGCCTGGGGCTGGCGCGCCTTCTACGGCCTCAGCGCCGCCGCGCTCGTCCTGCTCGCCGGCGTGCTTGCCTTCACCTTGCCGCAGCGCCGCCCAGAGGCGAAATCGACTTATGGCGCGCTGATCGCGTCGCTGTTCGGGCTGCTGCGCGACGAACCGGTGCTACGGCGCCGTGCGCTGACGGCAGCGCTGGTGATGGCGGCCTTCAGCCTGTTCTGGACGGCGGTCGCTTTGCGCCTCGCTGAGCCGCCCTTCGGCCTTGGCCAGCGCGGCATTGCGCTCTTCGCGCTCGTCGGCGCCGGCGGCGCCGTGGTCACGCCGCTGTTCGGCCGGGCCGGCGACCATGGCTGGACGCGATCCGCCACTATCGTCTGTCACCTCGTGCTGATCGGCGCGATGGCGCTCGCCGCCTGGGTCGGCGCCTCTCAGTCCGAAGCGTCATGGCTGCCGCTGGTGCTGATGGGCATTAGCGCCGTGCTGCTCGACATCGGCGTCACCGGCGACCAGACGCTTGGCCGCCGTGCCGTCAATCTGCTTCAGCCCATGGCGCGCGGCCGGCTCAACGGCCTGTTCGTCGGCATCTTCTTCATCGGCGGCGCCATCGGCTCCTTGCTGGCCGGTGTCGCCTGGAGCTGGGGCGGATGGACTTGCGTGTGCGCCATCGGCGCAGCCTTTGGGCTCGTCGCACTTCTGGTCGACTGGATCGGCGGGCCGGAATGA